In Janthinobacterium sp. J1-1, a single genomic region encodes these proteins:
- the ldcA gene encoding muramoyltetrapeptide carboxypeptidase, which produces MSTPEIGIAIVAPGGYAPDEAALARGIARLQAQGATVHNYYDPAHKFQRFGGTEAGRLAQLNAAAQDPEVQVVLALRGSYGISRILPEIDFQAMADSGKLFVGYSDFTAFHMGLMARTGRASFAGPMICDDFVRDEPEQFTLDQLWSCLAGPTHTVTGVSNGNPQVDVRGKLWGGNLAMLVHLLGTPYFPQIDGGILFLEDVNEHPYRVERMLLQLLHAGVLGRQQAVLLGDFSGYKLGPMENGYDFEAMLAYVRGHLPVPVLTGLEFGHIRRRVTLPFGGHAHLRSNDAGFTLRVEDYPTLARASR; this is translated from the coding sequence TTGAGTACTCCTGAAATCGGCATCGCCATCGTGGCGCCCGGCGGTTACGCGCCCGACGAGGCGGCGCTGGCGCGCGGCATCGCCCGCCTGCAGGCGCAAGGCGCCACCGTCCACAATTACTACGATCCGGCGCACAAGTTCCAGCGCTTCGGCGGCACGGAAGCAGGGCGCCTGGCGCAACTCAATGCCGCCGCGCAGGACCCCGAAGTGCAGGTGGTGCTGGCCTTGCGCGGCAGCTACGGTATCAGCCGCATCCTGCCCGAGATCGATTTCCAGGCCATGGCCGACAGCGGCAAGCTGTTTGTCGGCTACAGCGATTTCACGGCCTTCCACATGGGCCTGATGGCCAGGACCGGCCGCGCCAGTTTTGCCGGCCCCATGATCTGCGATGATTTTGTGCGCGACGAGCCGGAACAATTTACCCTGGACCAGCTGTGGTCCTGCCTGGCAGGTCCCACGCATACCGTCACGGGCGTATCGAATGGCAATCCCCAGGTCGATGTGCGTGGCAAGCTGTGGGGCGGCAACCTGGCCATGCTGGTGCATCTGCTGGGCACGCCGTATTTCCCCCAGATCGACGGCGGCATCCTGTTCCTGGAAGATGTCAACGAGCACCCCTACCGGGTCGAGCGCATGCTGCTGCAACTGCTGCATGCGGGCGTGCTTGGCCGCCAGCAAGCCGTGCTGCTGGGCGACTTTTCAGGCTATAAACTGGGGCCGATGGAGAACGGCTACGATTTCGAGGCCATGCTGGCCTATGTGCGTGGACACCTGCCCGTGCCGGTGCTGACGGGCCTGGAATTCGGCCATATCCGCCGCCGCGTGACCTTGCCGTTCGGCGGCCACGCGCACTTGCGCTCGAATGACGCCGGTTTCACCCTGCGGGTAGAGGATTATCCGACCCTGGCGCGCGCCAGCCGATGA
- a CDS encoding alpha/beta hydrolase, whose amino-acid sequence MATTQANGLDIAYESHGDPQDPCVLLIMGLGMQLVAWPDAFVDGIVEQGFRVIRFDNRDVGLSSKMTHAGKPSLPLAYLKSKLGWPLKSSYTLDDMANDALGLLSALGIAQAHLVGVSMGGMIAQVMAARAPERVPSLVSIMSSSSRRGLPGPTRVARNALMKRPKADASQAELVAHMAATVRALGSPAYPVADKVLHQRIALALARANCPDGVLRQMVAIGASGDRVALLPTIACPTLVIHGAADPLIPLACGIDTASLIPGARLEVIEGMGHDLPPQLIERILALIDVHLHGKMAPQMRSQPA is encoded by the coding sequence ATGGCAACTACCCAGGCCAACGGCCTCGATATCGCTTACGAAAGCCATGGCGATCCGCAAGACCCCTGCGTGCTGCTCATCATGGGCCTGGGCATGCAGCTGGTCGCCTGGCCAGACGCCTTTGTCGACGGCATCGTCGAACAGGGCTTTCGCGTGATCCGCTTCGACAACCGCGACGTCGGGCTGTCGAGCAAGATGACGCATGCCGGCAAGCCCAGCCTGCCACTGGCCTATCTGAAAAGCAAACTGGGCTGGCCTCTGAAAAGTTCCTATACGCTCGACGACATGGCCAACGATGCGCTGGGCCTGCTGTCGGCCCTGGGTATCGCCCAGGCCCACCTGGTCGGCGTGTCGATGGGCGGCATGATCGCGCAAGTGATGGCGGCGCGCGCCCCCGAGCGCGTGCCGAGCCTGGTGTCCATCATGTCGAGCAGCAGCCGGCGCGGCTTGCCTGGCCCGACCAGGGTGGCGCGTAATGCCTTGATGAAACGTCCGAAGGCGGACGCCAGCCAGGCCGAACTGGTGGCGCATATGGCTGCCACCGTGCGCGCCCTGGGCAGCCCCGCTTATCCCGTTGCCGACAAGGTGCTGCACCAGCGTATCGCGCTGGCGCTGGCCCGCGCCAACTGTCCCGATGGCGTGCTGCGCCAGATGGTGGCCATCGGCGCCTCGGGCGACCGGGTGGCCCTGCTGCCCACCATTGCCTGCCCGACCCTGGTGATACACGGCGCGGCCGACCCCTTGATCCCGCTCGCCTGCGGCATCGATACGGCCTCGCTGATTCCGGGCGCGCGGCTGGAAGTGATCGAAGGCATGGGCCACGACCTGCCGCCACAGCTGATCGAACGCATCCTCGCCTTGATCGATGTGCATCTGCACGGTAAGATGGCGCCCCAGATGCGCTCGCAGCCAGCCTGA
- a CDS encoding ChuX/HutX family heme-like substrate-binding protein: MTLSKLVLSLLGSLLIANVSSAQAPANLAERWSTLRTEQPKLQIRDAARALGASEAQLLATNLGQGVTRLQADGNQPREIMRAALDLGLVQAITRNENGVIETTGVASKFKQAGDKSDQTDAKQDPEKEARERNIAGGYLGGAIDLRFHFENWKYAFAVAQPGRDGKLSRSLQFFDAQGDSVHKVYVRSEAGVAVFDQLLATFRAPQQDSQLNVLAAVARPAEKPDAEVDLKEFQLAWKEMTDVHQFAQILREFKLTREQALRLAPAGMVERVTPEALRTLLDKAAKDKVAIMVFLGNQGLTQIYSGKIAKTMAAGGFYNVLDPDFNLHIRDTALRSGWVVKRGGVTSIEFFDKEGTQVLTFFGVRERGKPQPQAWNDLADSLPRVK; encoded by the coding sequence ATGACCTTATCCAAACTCGTTCTTTCCCTGCTAGGCAGCCTGCTGATCGCAAACGTTTCCTCAGCACAGGCCCCAGCCAACCTGGCGGAACGCTGGTCCACCTTGCGCACCGAACAGCCCAAGCTGCAGATCCGCGATGCGGCGCGCGCCCTGGGCGCCTCGGAAGCGCAGCTGCTGGCGACCAATCTCGGCCAGGGCGTCACGCGCCTGCAGGCCGATGGCAACCAGCCGCGCGAAATCATGCGCGCCGCGCTGGACCTGGGCCTGGTGCAAGCCATCACGCGCAATGAAAACGGTGTGATCGAAACCACCGGCGTTGCCAGCAAATTCAAGCAGGCCGGCGACAAGTCGGACCAGACCGATGCCAAGCAGGATCCCGAAAAAGAAGCGCGCGAGCGCAATATCGCCGGCGGCTACCTGGGCGGCGCGATCGACCTGCGCTTTCACTTTGAAAACTGGAAATACGCGTTTGCCGTGGCCCAGCCGGGCCGCGACGGCAAGCTGTCGCGCAGCCTGCAATTTTTTGACGCCCAGGGCGACTCGGTACACAAGGTCTATGTGCGCAGCGAGGCGGGCGTGGCCGTGTTCGACCAGCTGCTGGCCACATTCCGCGCGCCGCAGCAGGACAGCCAGCTGAACGTGCTGGCCGCCGTGGCCAGGCCGGCGGAAAAGCCCGACGCCGAGGTCGACCTGAAGGAATTCCAGCTGGCCTGGAAAGAGATGACGGACGTGCACCAGTTTGCGCAAATCCTGCGTGAATTCAAACTCACCCGCGAACAGGCGCTGCGTTTGGCGCCGGCCGGCATGGTCGAACGCGTGACGCCGGAAGCGCTGCGCACCTTGCTCGACAAGGCGGCGAAAGACAAGGTCGCCATCATGGTCTTCCTCGGCAACCAGGGCCTGACGCAGATCTACAGTGGCAAGATAGCAAAAACCATGGCCGCCGGCGGTTTTTATAATGTGCTCGATCCCGACTTCAACCTGCATATCCGCGACACGGCCCTGCGCAGCGGCTGGGTCGTCAAGCGCGGCGGCGTGACCTCGATCGAGTTTTTCGACAAGGAAGGCACGCAGGTGCTGACCTTCTTCGGCGTGCGCGAGCGCGGCAAGCCGCAGCCGCAAGCGTGGAACGACCTGGCCGATAGCCTGCCGCGCGTCAAGTAA
- a CDS encoding TonB-dependent hemoglobin/transferrin/lactoferrin family receptor, whose translation MTIVPLQRSAAPVVPQAFLAARRPNLVLRAALLSLFAAPLLPAQAQTAAPVAVNAGTAAQEPSKLPTFPEIVVNSRQEYERRAGSKTVIRSEDLERQNVTEMGGIVRYQPLISAPVANSGGGNVWDGAGNTGYNIRGLEGNRVSLDVDGIALPDAAPKPDGSTLNAFGTGRDYFDPETFREVRIDSGTTAVSGASPGLGGGVSFITKSPEDYLGEGQDTYIGYKFGRTTANRSNAHTITGAAKIGAALQGLAVYVRRDGDATDSAGSTPVNPDDWHSNALLSKLVWALPGEQKLDLTIDMFERKNKRDVNNKITAASYPDGIFQDSTTRRTRVSLGHDVVLKDLALFDRLTSKVYVQNSKIEDHTDARYISQRVLYQRAIDTSFKNDTIGLTSEAFKQVNEANALVYGLQIEQNKARRPWLEDRTVVATGVHQITRKNRMADMDSSKLALYARDDYTFSLGGKKAVLTPGLRVERRTLDPKNLQNYVIAVPAAAKEIRKESDTTVTPSLALSVEVLPQIDAYATFSRGTRLPTAAERTGTYDSFSYTGTGTGYAVLGNPNLRKETSNAYELGVKGDVVKGLALHASVYRTDYKDMVEYVGQDPDPVNYPTIVQGLFRPENVGNARTWGGELALRAQLGAFAPGLQGYRLELATGVAKGRATNSQTGLRDGLASVAPAKTALTFGYDHANQLFGLALTAVHADSKQAPNDVISGVTTARYKVPAYTIFDLSTYWNVHKNAKIIVGVYNLTDRKYWDYAASRTLAAGTSAANLSEIQRYAKPGRNVAASLSVNY comes from the coding sequence ATGACCATCGTGCCACTGCAGCGTAGCGCTGCGCCTGTCGTACCCCAAGCCTTCCTTGCCGCCCGTCGTCCCAACCTGGTGCTGCGCGCCGCCTTGCTGAGCCTGTTTGCCGCGCCGCTGCTACCGGCGCAGGCCCAAACCGCCGCGCCGGTTGCCGTGAATGCCGGCACGGCCGCGCAGGAACCATCGAAACTGCCGACCTTTCCCGAAATCGTCGTCAACTCGCGCCAGGAATACGAGCGCCGCGCCGGCAGCAAGACCGTGATCCGCAGCGAAGACCTGGAACGCCAGAACGTGACGGAAATGGGCGGCATCGTGCGCTACCAGCCGTTGATCAGCGCGCCGGTGGCCAACTCGGGCGGCGGCAATGTGTGGGATGGCGCCGGCAATACGGGCTACAACATCCGCGGCCTGGAAGGCAACCGCGTCAGCCTGGACGTCGACGGCATTGCGCTGCCCGATGCGGCGCCGAAACCGGACGGCTCGACCCTGAACGCCTTTGGCACCGGCCGCGATTATTTTGATCCTGAAACTTTCCGCGAAGTGCGCATCGATTCGGGCACCACCGCCGTCAGCGGCGCCAGTCCTGGTTTGGGTGGCGGCGTCAGCTTTATTACCAAGTCGCCGGAAGACTACCTGGGCGAAGGGCAGGACACGTATATCGGCTACAAATTCGGCCGCACCACCGCCAACCGCAGCAATGCCCATACCATAACCGGCGCGGCCAAGATCGGCGCGGCCCTGCAGGGCCTGGCGGTATATGTGCGCCGCGATGGCGACGCCACCGACAGCGCCGGCAGCACGCCGGTCAATCCGGACGACTGGCACTCGAACGCCTTGCTGTCCAAGCTGGTGTGGGCCTTGCCGGGCGAACAGAAGCTGGACCTGACGATCGACATGTTCGAGCGCAAGAACAAGCGCGACGTCAACAACAAGATCACGGCCGCCAGCTATCCGGACGGCATCTTCCAGGATTCGACCACGCGCCGCACCCGGGTCAGCCTCGGCCACGACGTGGTGCTCAAGGACCTGGCCCTGTTCGACCGCCTGACCTCGAAGGTCTATGTGCAGAATTCGAAGATCGAGGACCACACCGACGCGCGCTATATCTCGCAACGGGTGCTGTACCAGCGCGCCATCGACACCAGCTTCAAGAATGACACTATCGGCCTGACCAGCGAAGCGTTCAAGCAGGTCAATGAGGCCAATGCCCTGGTCTACGGCCTGCAGATCGAACAGAACAAGGCGCGCCGCCCATGGCTGGAAGACCGTACCGTGGTGGCCACCGGCGTGCACCAGATCACGCGCAAGAACCGTATGGCCGACATGGACAGCAGCAAGCTGGCGCTGTATGCGCGCGACGACTACACCTTCAGCCTGGGTGGCAAGAAGGCCGTGCTGACGCCGGGGCTGCGCGTCGAACGCCGCACGCTGGACCCGAAGAACCTGCAGAACTATGTGATCGCCGTGCCGGCCGCGGCGAAGGAAATCCGCAAGGAAAGCGATACCACCGTCACCCCGAGCCTGGCCCTGTCGGTGGAAGTGCTGCCGCAGATCGACGCCTATGCCACGTTCAGCCGCGGCACGCGCTTGCCGACGGCGGCCGAGCGTACCGGCACCTATGATTCGTTCAGCTACACGGGCACCGGCACCGGTTACGCCGTGCTGGGCAACCCGAACTTGCGCAAGGAAACCAGCAACGCCTATGAACTGGGCGTCAAGGGCGATGTCGTGAAAGGCCTGGCGCTGCACGCTTCCGTCTACCGTACCGACTACAAGGACATGGTCGAATACGTGGGGCAGGACCCGGATCCGGTCAATTACCCCACCATCGTGCAAGGCCTGTTCCGTCCTGAAAATGTCGGCAACGCCCGCACCTGGGGCGGCGAGCTGGCGCTGCGCGCGCAACTGGGCGCGTTTGCGCCAGGCTTGCAAGGCTATCGGCTTGAGCTGGCCACCGGCGTGGCCAAGGGCCGCGCCACCAATAGCCAGACCGGTTTGCGCGACGGCCTGGCGTCGGTGGCGCCGGCCAAGACTGCCTTGACTTTCGGCTACGACCACGCGAACCAGCTGTTCGGCCTGGCGCTGACGGCCGTGCATGCGGACAGCAAGCAGGCGCCCAATGACGTGATTTCGGGCGTGACGACGGCCCGCTACAAGGTGCCGGCATATACCATCTTCGACCTGTCGACCTACTGGAACGTGCACAAGAACGCCAAGATCATCGTTGGCGTGTACAACCTGACGGACCGCAAATACTGGGACTACGCCGCTTCGCGCACCTTGGCGGCCGGCACGTCGGCGGCCAACCTCAGCGAAATCCAGCGCTATGCCAAGCCGGGCCGTAACGTTGCGGCCAGCCTGAGCGTCAATTACTAA
- the tadA gene encoding tRNA adenosine(34) deaminase TadA, which translates to MTDTPVHDTDARYMQLALDQAQHAWDLGEVPVGAVVVKDGEVIAVGYNQPIGRHDPTAHAEIMALRAAADKLGNYRLPGCELYVTLEPCVMCSGAMLHARLSRVVFGASDPKTGACGSVLNLFEQPALNHQTALAGGVMAAECGDFLRAFFVERRRAQAEARKLAAAKAE; encoded by the coding sequence ATGACTGACACGCCGGTGCACGACACTGACGCACGATACATGCAGCTGGCGCTGGACCAGGCGCAGCATGCCTGGGACCTGGGCGAGGTGCCGGTCGGCGCCGTCGTCGTCAAGGATGGCGAGGTGATCGCGGTGGGCTACAACCAGCCCATCGGCCGGCATGACCCGACCGCGCACGCCGAAATCATGGCCCTGCGCGCGGCGGCCGACAAGCTGGGCAACTACCGGCTGCCCGGCTGCGAACTGTACGTGACGCTGGAACCGTGCGTGATGTGTTCCGGCGCCATGCTGCATGCGCGCCTGTCGCGCGTGGTGTTTGGCGCCTCTGATCCAAAAACGGGCGCCTGCGGCTCGGTGCTGAACCTGTTCGAACAGCCGGCGCTGAACCACCAGACGGCGCTGGCCGGCGGCGTGATGGCGGCGGAATGCGGCGACTTCCTGCGCGCCTTTTTTGTCGAGCGCCGCCGGGCCCAGGCCGAGGCGCGCAAGCTGGCCGCTGCAAAAGCGGAATAA
- the queD gene encoding 6-carboxytetrahydropterin synthase QueD: MLTITRKLEFDAGHRIPDHKSQCRNLHGHRYTVEITLVGKVIEAEGNSDNGMIMDFSDVKTLAKQHLVDVWDHAFLVYEKDTAVRDFLASLPDHKTVVIDRIPTVENLARIAFEILKAAFTDHFGTGLHLHKLVLHETPNCWAEVTDD; this comes from the coding sequence ATGCTGACTATCACACGCAAGCTCGAATTCGACGCGGGCCACCGCATTCCCGACCATAAAAGCCAGTGCCGCAACCTGCACGGCCACCGCTATACGGTGGAAATCACCCTGGTCGGCAAGGTCATCGAAGCCGAAGGCAATTCCGACAACGGCATGATCATGGACTTTTCCGACGTCAAGACGCTGGCCAAGCAACACCTGGTCGATGTCTGGGACCATGCCTTCCTGGTCTATGAAAAAGACACGGCCGTGCGCGACTTCCTGGCCAGCCTGCCCGACCATAAAACCGTCGTCATCGACCGCATTCCCACGGTGGAAAACCTGGCCCGCATCGCTTTCGAGATCCTGAAGGCGGCGTTTACCGACCATTTCGGCACCGGCTTGCACCTGCACAAACTGGTGCTGCATGAAACCCCGAATTGCTGGGCTGAAGTCACCGATGACTGA
- the queE gene encoding 7-carboxy-7-deazaguanine synthase: MTYSIKEIFYTLQGEGAHAGRPAVFCRFSGCNLWTGRESDRASAVCQFCDTDFVGTDGELGGKFKTPQELAALIDSLWPTSYTASKYVVFTGGEPLLQLDTALIAAMHAVGFTIAIETNGTLPVPDGVDWICVSPKMGSTLVVHKGNEIKVVIPQFQQDLAAYEQLDFENFYVQAMDGLLAAQNMKLAIETCKSNPKWKLSLQTHKLLQIP; the protein is encoded by the coding sequence GTGACTTATAGCATCAAAGAGATTTTTTACACCCTGCAGGGCGAAGGTGCGCATGCGGGCCGTCCCGCCGTGTTCTGCCGCTTTTCGGGCTGCAACCTGTGGACCGGCCGCGAAAGCGACCGCGCCAGCGCCGTGTGCCAGTTCTGCGACACGGATTTCGTCGGCACCGACGGTGAACTGGGCGGCAAGTTCAAGACGCCGCAGGAACTGGCCGCGCTGATCGACAGCCTGTGGCCCACCAGCTACACGGCCAGCAAATACGTGGTGTTTACGGGCGGCGAGCCGCTGCTGCAACTCGATACCGCGTTGATCGCCGCCATGCACGCGGTCGGCTTTACCATCGCCATCGAAACCAATGGCACCTTGCCGGTGCCCGATGGCGTGGACTGGATCTGCGTCAGCCCGAAGATGGGTTCCACCTTGGTGGTGCACAAGGGCAATGAGATCAAGGTGGTGATCCCGCAATTCCAGCAAGACCTGGCCGCTTACGAACAGCTGGACTTCGAGAATTTCTATGTGCAAGCCATGGATGGCCTGCTGGCCGCGCAAAACATGAAGCTGGCCATCGAGACCTGCAAAAGCAATCCGAAATGGAAGCTGAGCCTGCAAACCCATAAACTCCTGCAAATACCTTAA
- a CDS encoding sensor histidine kinase, with protein sequence MPAASESANHLVNLLSACAVLLGVIALLLLWRLRELYAQMQDDQVTLQRAEHALHLARRQLDQMAADRQHIQARERRRLARDLHDDLGQYLLTLKMDVASLQAHADGPATRLTQTMQFMAGNIDKSIAALRCVIAGLRPPALEQGPQAALRQLLAEFTRATGIPVKHAFVLADAHQASLGLHETVLYRALQEALANIARHAQATQVQVRLQCQGSLLQLYIADNGIGMRDVTARTGCGLAGMEERLQEAGGVLRLASRVGAGTTLQLSLPMLAGQGAAPVRVA encoded by the coding sequence ATGCCTGCCGCCAGCGAGTCCGCGAACCACCTTGTCAACCTGCTCAGCGCGTGCGCCGTGCTGCTGGGCGTGATCGCCCTGCTGCTGCTGTGGCGCCTGCGTGAGCTGTACGCGCAAATGCAGGACGACCAGGTAACGCTGCAGCGAGCGGAACACGCGCTGCATCTGGCCCGTCGCCAGCTTGACCAGATGGCCGCTGACCGGCAACACATCCAGGCCCGGGAGCGCCGCCGCCTGGCGCGCGACTTGCACGATGACCTGGGCCAGTATCTGCTGACGCTCAAAATGGATGTCGCCAGCTTGCAGGCCCATGCCGACGGCCCCGCAACCCGCCTGACCCAGACCATGCAGTTCATGGCCGGCAATATCGACAAGAGCATTGCGGCCTTGCGCTGCGTGATCGCCGGCCTGCGCCCGCCCGCGCTGGAGCAGGGTCCGCAAGCCGCCCTGCGTCAACTGCTGGCGGAGTTCACGCGCGCCACCGGCATTCCCGTCAAACACGCCTTCGTGCTGGCCGATGCACACCAGGCCAGCCTGGGCTTGCATGAAACCGTGCTGTACCGCGCACTGCAGGAAGCGCTGGCCAATATCGCGCGCCATGCGCAGGCCACGCAGGTGCAGGTGCGCCTGCAATGCCAGGGCAGCTTGCTGCAACTGTATATCGCCGACAATGGCATCGGCATGCGCGACGTGACGGCGCGCACCGGCTGTGGACTGGCCGGCATGGAAGAACGCCTGCAGGAAGCGGGCGGCGTGCTGCGCCTCGCCAGCCGGGTCGGTGCCGGCACCACCTTGCAGCTGTCGCTGCCGATGCTGGCCGGGCAAGGCGCAGCGCCGGTCCGAGTCGCTTGA
- a CDS encoding diguanylate cyclase: MPDTHASMHAAPAAPYAASHDFAVKMMEMLVVPTFVLDAHGKIMIWNRACEQLTGVPAAEVLGGDQHWRCFYAQRRPTLADLLLAGHGNTLPVPAGQQSCRSGTGENLCAENWCDMPRTGRRRYLAVDASPIYGKHGELIAVVETLRDITEEKRAQAALERLAMHDGLTGLANRRCFDDTVQAEWQRAQRQQLPLSLLMVDVDNFKQYNDSHGHMKGDDCLRRVAGAVASEMRSNDLVARYGGEEFAVILPNQSLKGAAIVAERIRHRVERLRLPSDHAGTPCVTVSIGAATALPGVGTEPAQLIHTADSALYRAKHLGRNRISLPEVASC, encoded by the coding sequence ATGCCGGACACCCACGCAAGCATGCATGCGGCGCCAGCAGCGCCTTATGCCGCATCGCATGATTTTGCCGTCAAGATGATGGAAATGCTGGTCGTACCGACCTTTGTCCTCGATGCCCACGGCAAGATCATGATCTGGAACCGCGCCTGCGAACAGCTGACGGGCGTGCCGGCCGCCGAGGTGCTCGGTGGCGACCAGCACTGGCGCTGCTTCTATGCGCAGCGGCGGCCGACCCTGGCCGACCTGCTGCTGGCCGGACACGGCAACACGCTGCCCGTGCCTGCCGGCCAGCAGTCCTGCCGCAGCGGCACCGGCGAGAACCTGTGCGCCGAAAACTGGTGCGACATGCCGCGCACGGGCCGGCGCCGCTACCTGGCGGTGGACGCCAGCCCCATCTATGGCAAGCATGGCGAGCTGATCGCCGTGGTGGAAACCCTGCGCGACATCACCGAGGAGAAGCGCGCCCAGGCCGCGCTGGAACGCCTGGCCATGCACGACGGCCTGACGGGCCTGGCCAACCGCCGCTGTTTCGACGACACCGTGCAGGCGGAATGGCAACGCGCCCAGCGCCAGCAACTGCCCTTGTCCCTGCTGATGGTCGACGTCGACAATTTCAAGCAATACAACGACAGCCACGGCCACATGAAGGGCGACGATTGCCTGCGCAGGGTGGCCGGCGCGGTGGCCAGCGAGATGCGCAGCAACGACCTGGTGGCACGCTACGGCGGCGAAGAGTTCGCCGTGATCCTGCCAAACCAGTCCCTGAAAGGCGCCGCCATCGTGGCCGAGCGCATACGCCATCGCGTGGAGCGGCTGCGGTTGCCAAGCGACCATGCCGGCACGCCGTGCGTGACCGTCAGCATCGGCGCGGCCACCGCCCTGCCCGGCGTTGGCACGGAACCGGCGCAACTGATCCATACGGCCGACAGCGCGCTGTACCGCGCCAAGCACCTGGGCCGCAATCGCATCAGTTTGCCTGAAGTGGCAAGCTGCTGA
- a CDS encoding type II toxin-antitoxin system Phd/YefM family antitoxin, whose translation MDATERIKPISYLKANTTEIVSGFDSGQHDPIIITQNGEAKMVALSMHAYQENKRHLRQLREQHAFMKLIAMGNADIARGDTVTEDDFLARLDQD comes from the coding sequence ATGGACGCCACCGAACGCATCAAACCCATTTCCTATTTAAAAGCCAATACGACCGAGATCGTCAGCGGTTTCGATAGTGGCCAGCATGATCCCATCATCATCACGCAAAATGGCGAAGCCAAGATGGTGGCGCTGTCCATGCACGCCTACCAGGAAAACAAGCGCCATTTGCGGCAATTGCGTGAACAGCATGCGTTCATGAAGCTGATCGCCATGGGCAATGCCGACATCGCGCGCGGCGACACCGTGACGGAAGACGATTTCCTGGCCCGGCTCGACCAGGATTGA